A window of Perognathus longimembris pacificus isolate PPM17 chromosome 6, ASM2315922v1, whole genome shotgun sequence contains these coding sequences:
- the Stk35 gene encoding serine/threonine-protein kinase 35 isoform X3, producing MGHQESPLTRAAARGAAYIKTLCKGLSWRQHVEGHGNPDAWASPAGAAATNGATAAAVARRTRAAAASCPVTRSLRRPRAGADQSPARPPRGRRRAVGKWNRTRQVTIQGPFPSRPAAVRRDEAGEAPAAPLRLPLPSEAMETGKEDGARRGTQSPERKRRSPVPRAPSSKLRPAAAAQAMDPVAGEAFLEQRRPEGGGGGGGGGGGGSTRPRYSLLAEVGRGSYGVVYEAVAGRSGARVAVKKIRCDAPENVELALAEFWALTSLKRRHQNVVQFEECVLQRNGLAQRMSHGNKSSQLYLRLVETSLKGRSLGTHSLIMPWTGQQRVQVAAWLLVIS from the exons ATGGGCCACCAGGAATCACCGCTGACCCGAGCGGCGGCCCGAGGGGCCGCTTATATAAAGACGTTATGTAAAGGGCTCAGCTGGCGCCAACACGTGGAGGGCCACGGGAACCCGGACGCCTGGGCCTCCCCCGCCGGCGCCGCCGCCACCAACGGCGCCACGGCCGCCGCGGTCGCCCGCCGcacccgcgccgccgccgcctcctgccCCGTTACCCGGTCGCTGAGAAGACCCCGAGCCGGGGCGGATCAGTCCCCGGCGCGGCCTCCGAGGGGCAGACGGCGGGCTGTCGGAAAGTGGAACCGCACCCGCCAG GTCACAATCCAAGGTCCCTTTCCTTCACGTCCCGCGGCCGTACGGAGGGATGAGGCAGGGGAGGCCCCGGCAGCGCCGTTGCGGCTCCCCTTGCCGTCCGAAGCCATGGAAACGGGGAAGGAGGACGGCGCCCGCCGAGGTACACAAAGCCCCGAGCGGAAAAGGCGAAGCCCAGTGCCGCGGGCGCCCAGCTCGAAGCTGAGGCCGGCGGCCGCGGCCCAGGCCATGGATCCGGTGGCGGGCGAGGCCTTCCTGGAACAACGGCGGccggagggcggcggcggcggcggaggaggaggaggaggaggatctacGCGGCCGCGCTACAGCCTGTTGGCCGAAGTCGGGCGCGGCAGCTACGGCGTGGTTTACGAGGCTGTGGCCGGACGCAGCGGGGCCCGGGTGGCGGTCAAGAAGATCCGCTGCGACGCCCCCGAGAACGTGGAGCTGGCCCTGGCCGAGTTCTGGGCCCTGACCAGCCTCAAGAGACGCCACCAGAACGTGGTGCAGTTTGAGGAGTGCGTCCTGCAGCGCAACGGGCTCGCCCAGCGCATGAGTCACGGCAACAAGAGCTCGCAGCTGTACCTGCGACTGGTGGAGACCTCCCTCAAAG